The following proteins are co-located in the Nonlabens ponticola genome:
- a CDS encoding PorP/SprF family type IX secretion system membrane protein, producing the protein MKKFIIVLLFFAFAKAVTAQQDPQYSQYMYNPIVVNPAYAGNRGVASIVGLHRSQWVGLDGAPRTQTLSFHTPISDSRVGLGLSVVNDELGPSDETYFAADFSYTIPVSYNGNLSLGLKGGAHLLSVDFSRLNAREVDDALLENNIDNRLSPTVGVGAYYHTDRFYLGLSTPNLLRTEHFDEENSASTAYLAEERIHYFATAGYVFDLNDNIKFKPTTLVKAVAGAPLQVDVTANFLFNERLTLGAAYRWSAAVTGLVGFQVSDSMLIGFAYDRETTELGNTVYNDGSYELFIRFELFDRYDKLITPRFF; encoded by the coding sequence ATGAAGAAATTTATAATTGTTTTATTGTTTTTTGCTTTCGCGAAAGCGGTAACAGCCCAACAGGATCCTCAATATAGCCAGTATATGTACAACCCTATTGTTGTGAACCCAGCTTATGCGGGTAATCGAGGCGTAGCAAGTATAGTAGGTTTACACCGAAGTCAATGGGTAGGTCTAGATGGTGCTCCTAGGACACAAACGTTATCGTTTCATACGCCTATATCTGACAGTCGAGTAGGATTAGGATTGAGCGTGGTGAATGATGAATTGGGGCCTAGTGATGAGACTTATTTTGCAGCAGATTTTAGTTACACTATTCCCGTAAGTTATAATGGAAATTTAAGTCTAGGGCTTAAAGGTGGAGCGCATTTGTTAAGTGTTGATTTTAGTAGATTGAATGCGCGTGAGGTAGATGATGCTTTATTGGAAAATAATATTGATAATAGACTATCACCTACGGTTGGAGTTGGTGCCTACTATCACACTGATAGATTTTATCTAGGTTTGAGTACTCCCAATCTTTTAAGGACAGAGCATTTTGATGAAGAAAATAGCGCTAGCACTGCCTATCTAGCAGAAGAGCGTATCCATTATTTTGCAACCGCAGGTTACGTATTTGATTTGAATGATAATATCAAATTTAAGCCTACCACGTTGGTTAAGGCTGTTGCTGGTGCACCACTTCAAGTGGATGTTACGGCAAACTTTTTGTTCAACGAGCGATTAACGCTAGGTGCAGCGTACAGATGGAGTGCAGCAGTAACTGGGCTAGTAGGATTTCAGGTAAGCGATTCTATGCTAATTGGATTTGCTTATGATCGGGAAACTACTGAGCTGGGAAATACCGTATATAATGATGGTAGTTATGAACTCTTCATTAGATTTGAGCTATTCGATAGATACGACAAACTTATTACACCTCGATTCTTTTAA
- a CDS encoding OmpA family protein produces the protein MKHLLFALLLCMGTSLVAQQNKIERANKDYDQLAFIDAQQLYKRIVENGYKSPEVLAKLGDTYYFNDDLQESYKWYNQLFEQYTDNIKPEYYFRYAQSLKSVRRYDEADQLMAKFNTFKGYDSRAEAYSTQPDYLQIIDFQSGRFDVKNAREINSYTADFGPAFYDDQNKVVFASSRDTNSLIKRTHSWNEQAFLELYDANRNSIGELSDAEKFSGTLNTKFHESTPAFTADGETVYFTRNNYLDGDLRQDIDGLTKLKIYKSTRKGKSWTKPIEMPFNSDSYSTAHPALTPDGSKMFFASDMPGSTGYDEENNFTRSDIWMVTIGADGSYGEPVNVESVNTMGRETFPFVSKNNVLYFASTGHQGLGGLDVFASSINPDGSMSEVVNIGKPVNTPYDDFSFIVNDDTKIGYFSSNRIGGMGDDDIYRFVQLEDLRDTCEILVTGTVTDEQTGEPLTGATVTIMDSNNNQVDEAVTRANGKYVFKLECDKQYFVRADKEDYRAEEDLFTTPQTSDFIDIPLALSSRLVPVLECDDLADVLDIEQIYFDFDKSNIRPDAALELAKIQAFLELYPETKVEIRSHTDSRANDAYNDALSERRAQSTRSWLINKGIDANRITAKGYGEQQLVNECANGVDCTPAQHQLNRRSEFIVSGLDKYNECD, from the coding sequence ATGAAACATTTACTTTTTGCTCTATTGCTATGTATGGGAACCTCACTGGTAGCCCAGCAAAATAAGATTGAGCGTGCCAATAAGGATTATGATCAGCTCGCGTTTATTGATGCGCAACAATTGTATAAGCGTATTGTTGAGAATGGTTATAAGAGTCCAGAAGTTCTTGCTAAGCTAGGAGATACTTATTATTTCAATGATGACTTGCAAGAATCTTACAAGTGGTACAACCAGCTATTTGAGCAATATACGGACAACATCAAGCCAGAGTATTATTTTAGATATGCCCAGTCTCTCAAATCTGTAAGAAGGTATGATGAGGCAGACCAGCTCATGGCAAAGTTCAATACCTTCAAAGGGTACGACTCAAGAGCTGAGGCTTACTCAACGCAGCCGGATTATCTACAAATTATTGATTTTCAATCTGGAAGATTTGATGTAAAGAATGCTCGTGAGATCAATTCTTATACAGCAGATTTTGGCCCAGCGTTCTACGATGATCAAAATAAGGTTGTGTTTGCAAGCTCAAGAGATACTAATTCTTTAATCAAGAGAACTCACAGTTGGAATGAGCAGGCGTTTCTAGAATTGTATGATGCCAATCGCAATAGCATTGGAGAGTTGAGCGATGCCGAAAAATTTAGTGGAACATTAAATACTAAGTTTCATGAAAGCACGCCAGCTTTTACCGCAGATGGTGAAACTGTTTACTTTACAAGAAATAATTACCTGGATGGTGATTTGCGTCAAGATATTGATGGATTGACAAAGCTTAAGATTTATAAATCTACTCGCAAGGGTAAGTCATGGACTAAGCCTATTGAGATGCCATTTAATAGTGATAGCTACAGCACCGCGCATCCGGCACTGACTCCAGATGGCAGCAAGATGTTTTTTGCAAGTGATATGCCTGGCAGTACAGGATACGATGAAGAAAACAATTTTACAAGATCTGATATATGGATGGTCACGATAGGTGCTGACGGTAGCTATGGCGAGCCAGTTAATGTAGAGTCTGTAAATACCATGGGACGTGAGACGTTCCCATTTGTTAGCAAGAATAATGTTTTATACTTCGCTTCTACAGGACATCAAGGTCTTGGTGGACTGGATGTTTTTGCAAGTTCCATCAATCCAGACGGTAGTATGAGTGAGGTAGTGAACATAGGTAAGCCGGTGAATACACCTTATGATGATTTCTCATTTATTGTAAATGATGATACTAAAATTGGATACTTCAGTTCTAATAGAATTGGTGGTATGGGCGATGATGATATATACCGCTTTGTACAATTAGAAGACTTGAGAGATACTTGTGAAATACTAGTTACTGGAACTGTAACTGATGAGCAAACTGGAGAGCCGCTAACAGGTGCAACGGTTACCATAATGGATTCTAATAACAATCAAGTTGACGAGGCTGTAACTCGAGCTAATGGTAAATATGTATTTAAACTTGAGTGTGATAAGCAATACTTTGTAAGAGCTGATAAAGAAGATTACAGAGCAGAAGAAGATCTGTTCACTACGCCTCAAACAAGTGATTTCATCGATATTCCTCTAGCATTGTCTAGCCGATTAGTTCCTGTATTAGAATGTGATGATCTCGCTGATGTTTTGGATATTGAGCAAATCTATTTTGATTTTGATAAGTCAAACATAAGACCAGATGCTGCTCTAGAGCTGGCTAAGATTCAAGCGTTCCTAGAATTATATCCAGAAACTAAAGTTGAGATAAGATCGCACACGGATAGCCGCGCTAACGATGCTTATAATGATGCATTGTCTGAACGTCGCGCGCAAAGTACGAGATCATGGTTAATTAATAAGGGAATTGATGCAAATCGTATCACGGCGAAAGGATACGGTGAACAACAATTGGTAAATGAATGTGCTAATGGAGTAGATTGTACACCAGCGCAACACCAGCTGAACCGTAGATCAGAATTTATAGTTTCTGGTTTAGATAAGTATAACGAATGTGACTAA
- a CDS encoding peptide chain release factor 3, with product MKFKDQIARRRTFGIISHPDAGKTTLTEKLLLYGGAIQEAGAVKSNKIKKGAASDFMEIERQRGISVATSVLAFEYDGIKVNILDTPGHKDFAEDTFRTLTAVDSVIVVIDVAKGVEEQTEKLVEVCRMRNIPMIVFINKMDREGKDAFDLMDEIEQKLNLRVTPLSFPIGMGYDLKGIYNIRENDVHLFTGNTTKDHKTTTEISDLQDSRLDDLVGNKAADTLREELELVTGIYPTFNREEYLNGELQPVFFGSALHNFGVQELLDGFIAIAPAPRPKKAEERLVAPDEKDFSGFVFKIHANMDPRHRDRLAFIKVVSGTFERNTAYKHVRLNKNLKFSSPNAFFAEKKEIVDESFPGDIVGLHDTGNFKIGDTLTSGEELHYKGIPSFSPEHFRYINNADPMKSKQLAKGIDQLMDEGVAQLFTLELNGRKVIGTVGALQFEVIQYRLEHEYGATCSYENLNVYKACWVDTADTDSDEFKDFKRVKAKFLAHDKRGQLVFFADSSFSLQMTQQKYPSIKFHFVSEFESIAEYSVVDS from the coding sequence ATGAAATTTAAAGATCAAATAGCGCGCAGGCGCACCTTTGGGATCATTTCGCACCCAGATGCTGGTAAGACAACCCTAACTGAAAAATTACTGCTTTACGGTGGTGCCATTCAAGAGGCTGGAGCTGTAAAGAGTAATAAAATCAAAAAAGGTGCAGCAAGTGATTTTATGGAGATTGAGCGCCAGCGTGGTATATCGGTAGCTACATCTGTACTAGCGTTTGAATATGATGGCATCAAAGTCAACATTCTTGACACACCTGGTCACAAGGACTTTGCAGAAGATACCTTTAGAACGCTAACGGCGGTTGATAGTGTAATCGTGGTGATTGACGTTGCCAAAGGTGTTGAGGAACAAACTGAAAAACTTGTCGAGGTATGTCGCATGCGAAATATCCCGATGATCGTATTCATAAATAAAATGGATCGCGAGGGAAAAGACGCCTTTGACCTCATGGACGAGATTGAGCAAAAACTCAACCTACGTGTTACACCATTGAGTTTCCCAATTGGGATGGGTTATGATCTTAAAGGTATTTACAATATACGTGAGAATGATGTTCACTTGTTTACGGGAAATACCACTAAGGATCACAAGACAACAACTGAGATTAGTGATCTACAGGATTCCCGACTTGATGATCTGGTAGGCAACAAGGCAGCAGACACGTTGCGTGAAGAGCTAGAGCTTGTCACTGGAATCTATCCAACATTCAATCGAGAGGAATATCTCAATGGTGAATTGCAACCAGTATTTTTTGGGAGTGCGTTGCACAACTTTGGCGTGCAAGAATTACTTGATGGCTTTATAGCCATCGCGCCAGCACCTAGACCTAAAAAAGCAGAGGAACGACTTGTTGCACCTGATGAAAAAGACTTCAGTGGTTTTGTGTTTAAAATCCATGCTAACATGGATCCACGCCACCGTGATCGCCTCGCATTCATTAAAGTTGTGAGTGGTACGTTTGAACGCAATACAGCTTATAAGCATGTACGCCTCAATAAAAATCTTAAGTTCTCAAGTCCCAATGCCTTTTTTGCAGAGAAAAAAGAAATCGTTGATGAGTCTTTTCCTGGTGATATTGTGGGCTTGCATGACACTGGTAACTTTAAAATAGGCGATACGCTCACCAGTGGTGAAGAGTTACATTATAAAGGAATTCCATCTTTCTCTCCAGAGCACTTTAGGTACATTAATAATGCTGATCCTATGAAGTCTAAGCAGCTGGCTAAAGGTATTGACCAGCTCATGGATGAAGGTGTTGCACAATTATTTACACTAGAACTTAATGGCCGTAAGGTGATAGGTACGGTAGGCGCCTTGCAATTTGAAGTGATCCAGTATCGTCTGGAACATGAGTACGGCGCTACCTGTAGTTATGAGAACCTCAATGTGTATAAAGCATGTTGGGTAGATACAGCAGATACTGATAGTGATGAATTCAAGGATTTTAAAAGAGTTAAGGCTAAATTCCTAGCTCATGACAAGCGAGGCCAATTGGTTTTCTTTGCAGACTCTAGTTTCTCACTACAAATGACACAACAAAAATACCCGAGCATCAAGTTTCACTTTGTCTCAGAGTTTGAGTCAATTGCGGAGTATTCAGTAGTTGACAGTTAG
- the idi gene encoding isopentenyl-diphosphate Delta-isomerase — MSKVQEKVILVNERDEQIGLMEKIEAHEKALLHRAFSVFVINDKNEIMLQQRAQHKYHSPGLWTNTCCSHQREGETNLQAGKRRLMEEMGFTTDLKELFNFIYIAPFDNGLTEHELDHVMVGSYNDAPQINPDEVAAWKWMTAHDIKNSMESNPELYTEWFKIIFDKYYEHIS; from the coding sequence ATGAGTAAAGTACAAGAGAAAGTTATTCTGGTCAATGAGCGAGACGAGCAAATAGGGCTCATGGAGAAGATTGAGGCACATGAGAAAGCGCTACTTCATAGAGCATTTTCAGTCTTTGTGATCAATGATAAGAATGAGATCATGTTGCAGCAGCGAGCACAACATAAATACCATTCACCAGGCCTATGGACCAATACATGCTGCAGCCATCAACGAGAAGGTGAGACAAATCTTCAAGCTGGTAAACGCCGTCTTATGGAAGAAATGGGTTTTACAACTGATCTTAAAGAACTATTTAATTTTATTTACATCGCACCTTTTGATAATGGCCTTACGGAGCATGAGTTGGATCACGTGATGGTAGGTAGTTATAATGACGCACCACAGATAAATCCCGACGAGGTCGCAGCCTGGAAATGGATGACAGCTCACGACATTAAAAATAGTATGGAGAGCAATCCAGAACTCTATACCGAGTGGTTCAAGATCATCTTTGATAAATATTACGAGCATATATCATGA
- a CDS encoding 6-pyruvoyl trahydropterin synthase family protein produces the protein MRITAYRKAHFNAAHRLYRKDWSDEKNEEIFDKCSNPHYHGHNYELEVGVTGEVDPETGYLIDLKILKDIIKEQIENHLDHKNLNEQVPEFKDLNPTAENIAFVIYNRIRKHLDPKYDLEIKLFETPRNFILYKGE, from the coding sequence ATGAGAATAACGGCCTACAGGAAAGCACATTTTAATGCGGCTCACCGCTTATATCGCAAGGATTGGAGTGATGAAAAAAACGAAGAGATATTTGATAAGTGCAGCAATCCACATTATCATGGTCATAATTATGAGCTAGAGGTAGGCGTGACCGGTGAGGTTGATCCAGAAACAGGATATTTAATTGATCTCAAGATTCTTAAGGATATTATTAAGGAACAGATAGAAAATCACCTTGATCATAAAAACCTCAACGAGCAAGTTCCAGAATTCAAGGACTTAAATCCAACTGCCGAAAACATCGCATTTGTCATCTACAATAGGATACGTAAACACCTTGATCCAAAATATGATCTAGAGATTAAGTTGTTTGAGACACCGCGCAATTTTATTTTATATAAAGGTGAATAA
- a CDS encoding type I phosphomannose isomerase catalytic subunit, protein MTWYPLTFEPILLEKIWGGQHLNQLKNIQPPIDQLGESWEISTVPGKVSVVDNGDLKGHNLQQLLDTYPEKILGARLAALYGNKFPLLIKFINAAQDLSIQVHPDDEMAGNQHNSFGKSEMWYVMDARPGSQLTIGFENNVDELAFAKAVQNKTLPQLLNNIEARQGDAYMIAPGTVHAIGAGITLAEIQQSSDITYRVYDYDRKDSKGNTRELHIDAAMKASNLAAGADHKLAYDVTQTGIQTLESNQYFTTRIAQFTGQFEVPHTADFFTILINVGVAVNILHDGNSYRCHHTQTYLLPAAMNPSVTIECDTEARVLIVTV, encoded by the coding sequence ATGACATGGTATCCACTCACATTTGAACCTATTTTACTAGAGAAAATCTGGGGTGGACAGCATTTAAATCAATTAAAGAATATACAGCCACCTATCGACCAATTAGGTGAAAGCTGGGAAATAAGTACTGTTCCCGGTAAGGTAAGCGTGGTTGACAATGGTGACTTAAAAGGACACAATTTACAGCAGCTGCTCGACACCTATCCAGAAAAAATATTGGGTGCCAGACTAGCAGCTCTCTACGGTAACAAATTCCCCTTACTCATAAAGTTTATCAATGCGGCTCAGGATTTATCCATACAGGTACATCCAGATGATGAGATGGCTGGCAATCAACACAACAGCTTTGGCAAGAGCGAGATGTGGTATGTCATGGATGCCCGTCCAGGATCACAGTTGACAATAGGATTTGAGAATAATGTTGATGAGTTAGCTTTCGCGAAAGCGGTACAAAACAAAACACTGCCACAACTACTCAATAATATCGAGGCAAGACAAGGCGATGCTTACATGATCGCTCCAGGAACCGTTCATGCTATCGGTGCAGGAATTACACTGGCAGAAATTCAACAAAGTAGCGATATCACATACAGAGTGTACGATTATGACCGCAAGGACAGTAAAGGGAATACGAGAGAACTGCACATTGATGCCGCAATGAAGGCTAGTAATCTTGCCGCTGGAGCTGATCATAAATTAGCTTATGATGTAACACAAACAGGCATTCAAACATTAGAAAGTAATCAATATTTCACTACGAGAATTGCACAATTCACGGGTCAATTTGAAGTTCCACACACGGCAGATTTCTTTACTATATTGATTAATGTAGGTGTCGCAGTGAATATTTTGCATGATGGTAATTCATACCGTTGCCATCACACACAAACCTATTTATTACCAGCCGCGATGAACCCATCAGTCACTATTGAGTGCGATACAGAAGCACGTGTTTTAATTGTGACAGTCTAG
- a CDS encoding DUF4369 domain-containing protein: MRLSLFIIAFSILLISCNDDKDNGNLTVRGSIDGLKVGKVLLQKTVDTSLITIDSVSLDGSGDYSLSATIDEPQLLYLYLDVKDGTQYDDRIAFFAEDTVMTINSSLNNFEKDAVITGSKNQIVLAEFNKNKDKLNEVYTNLMKRSMSLNQEENPSQASIDSLNTEYEKYLKKRILYAVNYATFHKEKAVAPYILLQEGFDANPVLLDSIYKQMPKKIQTSMYGTRLSELIKESKSNL, translated from the coding sequence ATGAGATTGTCCCTATTTATAATCGCCTTTTCTATACTTCTCATCTCTTGCAATGATGACAAGGATAATGGTAACCTAACGGTACGCGGTTCTATTGATGGTTTAAAGGTAGGTAAGGTATTACTGCAAAAAACGGTGGACACAAGCCTTATTACCATTGATTCTGTATCGCTTGACGGTTCTGGTGATTATAGCTTGAGCGCCACCATTGACGAGCCGCAATTACTCTATCTATATCTAGATGTGAAAGATGGGACACAATACGATGATCGCATCGCATTTTTTGCAGAAGACACAGTTATGACCATCAACTCATCACTCAACAATTTTGAAAAAGATGCTGTCATTACGGGTTCTAAAAATCAAATCGTGCTAGCAGAGTTCAATAAGAACAAAGACAAGCTCAATGAAGTTTATACAAACCTCATGAAGCGCAGCATGTCTTTAAATCAAGAAGAAAATCCCTCGCAAGCATCCATCGATTCACTTAATACTGAATACGAGAAGTATTTGAAGAAACGCATTCTATATGCGGTGAACTATGCGACATTTCACAAGGAAAAAGCGGTAGCACCGTATATTTTGTTACAGGAAGGATTTGACGCTAATCCTGTCTTACTAGACAGTATTTATAAACAAATGCCAAAAAAAATTCAGACAAGTATGTATGGAACACGATTGTCTGAATTGATTAAGGAGTCAAAAAGTAATCTATAG
- a CDS encoding DUF819 family protein yields MSLQEINKIVDTSPLITDDAITFGILMLCLAVVFYTSSRDSGVLHKFYKVVPALLMCYLLPSILSSTGIIAADWKISDDNGVVVEYSSSLYYVATRYLLPAALVLMTLSIDLKAVFNLGPKALIMFLTGTAGIIIGGPIAVLVFTYISPDTVDGAGFDAVWRGLSTLAGSWIGGGANQTAMLEIYEFNQELYGGMVLVDIVVANLWMAILLLGIGKAASFDKWTGADASAIDRLREKVSNYSSSVKREATITDIMVMLGIGFGTVAIAHLLGNHLSQTMSDIDSIASNIYLSFLTSSFFWLISIATTIGILLSYTPMKKYEGTGASRIGSIFIYILVATIGVKMDLRQILENPYLILVGIIWMSIHAGLLILVAKLIKAPYFFLAVGSQANVGGAASAPVVAAQFHPALTTVGVLLAVFGYVVGTVGAIACTILLQMAAPV; encoded by the coding sequence ATGAGCTTGCAGGAAATCAATAAGATCGTCGACACATCACCATTGATTACGGACGATGCGATCACCTTTGGCATACTGATGCTGTGTCTAGCAGTCGTGTTCTACACCTCGTCAAGAGACAGTGGCGTCCTACATAAATTTTACAAGGTCGTACCAGCATTGCTCATGTGCTATTTATTGCCGTCGATCTTAAGCTCTACAGGTATCATTGCAGCAGACTGGAAAATATCTGATGACAATGGAGTCGTGGTCGAGTATAGTTCATCACTTTACTATGTCGCTACTCGATATTTATTGCCAGCTGCACTTGTTCTTATGACGCTGAGTATCGACTTGAAGGCCGTTTTCAATCTAGGACCCAAAGCCTTGATCATGTTTCTCACAGGAACTGCTGGTATTATTATAGGCGGGCCGATTGCTGTTCTAGTTTTTACCTACATCTCACCAGATACGGTCGATGGTGCTGGCTTTGACGCCGTGTGGCGTGGACTTTCTACGCTTGCTGGTAGCTGGATAGGTGGTGGCGCTAATCAAACAGCCATGCTCGAGATTTATGAATTTAATCAGGAATTGTACGGTGGTATGGTGCTGGTAGACATCGTTGTAGCAAACTTATGGATGGCAATATTGCTGTTGGGAATAGGCAAGGCCGCAAGTTTTGATAAATGGACTGGCGCCGACGCTAGTGCGATTGACAGGCTTAGAGAAAAGGTATCTAATTATTCTAGCAGCGTCAAGCGAGAAGCAACGATCACGGATATAATGGTAATGCTGGGAATTGGTTTTGGCACGGTCGCCATTGCGCATCTTTTGGGTAATCACCTGTCTCAAACGATGAGTGACATTGATAGTATCGCTAGCAATATCTACCTGAGCTTCTTGACCAGTTCCTTCTTCTGGTTGATCTCTATCGCTACCACTATTGGAATTTTACTTTCCTACACGCCCATGAAAAAATATGAAGGCACTGGTGCGTCACGCATAGGTAGTATTTTCATTTACATTCTTGTAGCCACCATAGGTGTAAAAATGGACTTGAGGCAAATATTGGAAAATCCGTATCTAATTTTAGTTGGCATCATATGGATGAGTATTCACGCCGGTTTATTGATACTTGTTGCTAAACTTATCAAAGCGCCCTACTTTTTCCTTGCGGTAGGTAGCCAGGCAAATGTAGGTGGCGCGGCAAGCGCGCCAGTTGTTGCCGCTCAATTTCATCCAGCATTGACGACCGTAGGCGTGTTATTAGCAGTATTTGGATATGTAGTAGGTACAGTAGGCGCTATTGCTTGTACAATTTTATTACAAATGGCAGCACCTGTGTAG
- a CDS encoding alpha/beta hydrolase yields the protein MKKFLLLFLFPAIVFGQDAFSKKPAEKESTLSTDVTINEDVKGTLLMPENQANKTLVILLTGSGPNDRDGNSMMTKNDSHKQLAQALQKEGIATYRYDKRTATRLKERRSVDDIKFQDFVTDASSVINHFVDDKRFDKIYMAGHSQGSLVAMLALNDEVDGFISIAGPGETIDKSIIQQVGAQSPGLDKQVETVFNKMKAQDSLVTDYPAYLNSIFNPSLQPFMKEWMSHDPALVISKLELPVLIVNGDQDTQIDIKQAKLLHTAAPQADYYIIKDMNHVLKKVGSDPLENAKSYSDPNFPLHEELVQRIVDFVK from the coding sequence ATGAAAAAGTTTCTACTTCTATTCTTATTTCCAGCAATCGTTTTTGGACAAGATGCCTTCAGTAAAAAACCTGCTGAAAAAGAATCAACGTTGTCAACAGATGTAACGATCAATGAAGACGTAAAAGGAACCTTGCTCATGCCAGAAAACCAAGCCAACAAAACGCTGGTGATACTGCTTACCGGTAGTGGCCCTAATGATCGTGATGGCAACAGCATGATGACTAAAAATGATAGCCACAAGCAGCTCGCACAAGCTTTACAAAAGGAAGGAATCGCCACCTATAGATATGACAAGCGTACAGCCACCAGACTTAAAGAACGACGCAGTGTTGATGATATTAAGTTTCAAGATTTTGTAACAGATGCATCGTCGGTAATCAATCACTTTGTTGACGACAAACGATTTGATAAAATTTACATGGCTGGGCATAGTCAAGGATCACTGGTTGCCATGCTCGCTTTAAATGATGAAGTTGATGGTTTTATAAGTATTGCTGGTCCAGGTGAGACAATCGACAAATCGATTATACAACAAGTAGGCGCGCAATCACCAGGTCTTGACAAACAGGTAGAAACTGTATTTAATAAAATGAAAGCACAAGATAGCCTAGTGACTGACTATCCTGCCTACCTCAACTCTATCTTCAATCCTAGCCTACAACCATTTATGAAAGAATGGATGTCGCATGATCCAGCCCTTGTTATTTCAAAATTAGAATTACCAGTGCTTATTGTCAACGGTGATCAAGACACCCAGATTGATATCAAACAGGCCAAATTACTCCACACAGCAGCGCCACAAGCAGATTACTACATTATTAAAGATATGAATCATGTACTTAAAAAGGTGGGCAGTGATCCTCTTGAAAACGCAAAGAGTTATAGCGATCCCAATTTCCCGTTGCATGAAGAGTTAGTACAACGTATTGTTGATTTTGTGAAGTAA
- a CDS encoding SdpI family protein, with the protein MTSRRFEIMIIILTILPFIYLAFIYAGLPDQVPMHFDLEGNVNRYGHKSELWILPAATTGLIYFLLKYLPAIDPKKQIEKMGSVWIKLRLGFAAAMCIIAVFGIYYIDLKAAGDTISIGIQWIYAAVGLLFLILGNYLPSIKSNYFVGIRTPWTLENDQVWRATHQLGGYLFMAAGALIIISALTLTDQWTFYILLGTTIVITLTSFIYSYTEFKKITS; encoded by the coding sequence ATGACTTCTAGACGTTTTGAGATTATGATCATCATCTTAACAATACTGCCATTTATTTATCTAGCATTTATCTATGCTGGTTTACCTGATCAAGTGCCCATGCATTTTGATCTAGAAGGAAACGTCAATCGATACGGTCATAAATCTGAACTGTGGATCTTACCAGCGGCGACCACTGGCTTGATTTATTTCTTACTTAAATATTTACCTGCCATAGATCCCAAGAAGCAGATTGAAAAAATGGGTTCTGTATGGATTAAGTTGCGATTAGGGTTTGCTGCTGCTATGTGCATTATCGCAGTATTTGGTATCTACTATATTGATTTAAAAGCGGCCGGCGATACTATTAGCATTGGTATTCAATGGATATATGCTGCTGTTGGTCTGTTATTTCTCATTCTAGGAAATTACCTGCCATCAATAAAATCAAATTATTTTGTTGGCATACGCACGCCATGGACACTGGAAAACGATCAAGTATGGCGAGCTACTCACCAACTAGGTGGTTACTTATTTATGGCAGCTGGTGCATTGATCATAATATCAGCATTGACCTTAACAGATCAATGGACATTTTACATCTTGCTTGGCACAACAATTGTCATCACGTTAACCTCATTCATTTATAGCTATACTGAATTCAAAAAAATTACATCATGA
- a CDS encoding autorepressor SdpR family transcription factor yields the protein MNSLLKALNDPTRRQILELLKQKDLNAGEIAQEFEMSKPSISHHLDLLKRADLIHGNKQGQFIYYSINTTVMDQLLSWILTFKNMQS from the coding sequence TTGAACTCGCTTTTAAAAGCACTTAACGATCCTACAAGAAGGCAGATACTAGAACTTTTAAAGCAAAAGGATCTTAATGCAGGCGAGATCGCACAAGAATTTGAAATGTCCAAACCTAGTATCTCACATCATCTGGATTTGCTCAAGCGTGCCGACTTAATTCACGGCAACAAACAAGGGCAGTTTATCTACTACTCGATCAACACCACGGTGATGGATCAATTACTATCATGGATACTAACCTTTAAAAATATGCAGTCATGA